The following are encoded together in the Osmia lignaria lignaria isolate PbOS001 chromosome 13, iyOsmLign1, whole genome shotgun sequence genome:
- the LOC117602425 gene encoding putative ATP-dependent RNA helicase DHX34 isoform X3, translating into MSSQYEYTNKFKREYQYDDRRKKNKSNSSKSLPKQSYNQEIVSTDREVIYKSDKDYDSFCFTKYKHELNKIFSGNLNTVQDTDDFWKFVNKYETVQKKLNTSDAAVNFSLNDIGVPKIYHKLHCINFKLSLNFNELFARVPPTEALTKEQLSRFQNIIILYLDFKQKEKFTKLKKLRESQANLPVYQYKKKIIETIKDERVVIIAGDTGCGKSTQVPQYLYSAGFQKIACTQPRRIACISLAKRVAFETLTENCNQVGYQIRFEKQRNQDTKITFITEGLLLRQLSGESTVLPYDVIVLDEVHERHLHGDFLLGIMKCIINQKQDLKLVLMSATINIELFGNYFAKEDVKIIQVPGRLYPIQLLYRPITIEDFRYKNDRFNPSPYVQIMQMIDQKYPVISVDEKGDLLIFLSGMSEITAVVDAAKEYSQKKNNWIVLPLHSTLAISEQDKVFDYVPEGVRKCIVSTNIAETSITIDGIRFVADSGKVKEMSYDPSCKMQRLKEFWISKASAEQRKGRAGRTGPGVCYRLYSEEEYMGLEKYSTPELQRVPLDSLLLQMIAMGLPDARKFPFIEPPPSDSIENSILSLKEHGALTDNEKITCIGKTLARLPVDITIGKMLIMGSVFHQVEPVLSLAAALSIQTPFTNRAYRDPECETSRKKLESDHGDPITLLNAFREWLEMKQQNSQESRSSGNSSRKWCKRRGLEEQRFYEMTKLRAQFKELLQDCSLLKNLPEPNSSMSSAERAIRHGELKLLKSLKRTYKQSEPRKRKQLKLETFDIHLEDNDNDDKEIDIKDVEFRMRNDPSQVQNLLVAASACSYKDLTMLKLILCSGLYPQFACADEFNYCKSMSEQLFHTKAKPYIALHPMSFFGNHPQILQLEETDIVSIPGFKSKTPVSPKHTILAYLSLLETTKPYLVNTLRMPAAQTLLLFAREIDTNSTFSIIVCDSWLALEFPVPDSGQTLLMKATKLRHKWDFLLNQRLQEPNTNDNEKQDFSEIEYTLTQELIDYMHTTVPYTLKRLLPADLKTIYVGSTDNNVSIDPNPFQSDFQVISNSTKGGVHLTNTITYNCLKETEWSDKLFLEMSETEWQCHNCNMQAILTSIQKLQHQQSCNKQYTKEIEKPSNNIKRKSNTQTYECPDCEQILHLTPIEILKHKKSHIK; encoded by the exons ATGAGCTCACAATACGAATATACTAATAAATTTAAACGTGAATATCAATATGACGATagacgaaagaaaaataaaagtaatagtTCCAAATCACTACCCAAACAAAGCTATAACCAAGAAATTGTATCAACTGACAGAGAAGTAATTTATAAATCTGATAAAGATTATGACAGTTTCTGTTTCACTAAATACAAACAtgaattaaacaaaatattctCAGGGAATTTGAATACAGTACAGGACACTGatgatttttggaaatttgttaataaatatgAAACTGTACAAAAGAAACTTAATACTTCTGATGCTGCAGTTAATTTTTCGTTGAATGATATTGGTGTACCAAAGATATATCACAAATTACATTGTATAAATTTCAAACTGAGTTTAAACTTTAATGAATTATTTGCACGCGTTCCTCCGACTGAAGCATTAACAAAGGAACAGTTATCAAGATTTCAGaacataataattttgtatttagattttaaacagaaagaaaagtttACTAAATTGAAGAAGCTTAGAGAATCACAAGCAAATTTGCCAGTTTATCAGTATAAGAAAAAGATTATAGAAACAATAAAAGATGAAAGAGTAGTTATTATAGCTGGTGATACTGGTTGTGGAAAGTCCACTCAAGTACCACAGTATTTATATTCGGCAGGCTTTCAAAAAATTG CTTGTACGCAACCCAGGAGAATAGCTTGTATATCATTAGCCAAACGCGTTGCCTTTGAAACACTGACAGAGAATTGTAACCAGGTTGGATATCAAATTCGTTTTGAGAAACAAAGAAATCAAGATActaaaattacttttataacaGAAGGACTTTTGTTAAGACAG CTATCTGGAGAATCTACTGTATTACCCTATGATGTAATTGTTTTGGATGAAGTACACGAACGTCATTTACATGGAGATTTTCTTCTTGGCATTATGAAGTGTATCATTAATCAAAAACAGGACTTAAAATTAGTGCTCATGTCTGCTACCATTAACATTGAACTTTTTGGTAATTACTTTGCAAAAGAGGATGTTAAAATAATACAG GTTCCTGGAAGATTATATCCCATTCAGTTATTATATAGACCTATTACCATAGAAGATTTTCGGTATAAAAATGATAGATTCAATCCAAGCCCTTACGTACAAATAATGCAAATGATTGATCAAAAATATCCAG taatttcaGTTGATGAAAAAGGCGATTTGTTAATATTTCTAAGTGGAATGAGTGAAATTACTGCAGTTGTAGATGCAGCAAAAGAGTATAGTCAGAAGAAAAATAACTGGATTGTTTTACCGCTTCATAGCACTTTAGCTATTAGCGAACAAGACAAAGTATTCGATTACGTTCCTGAAGGAGTAAGAAAGTGTATCGTATCAACGAATATAGCTGAAACTTCTATTACTATAGATGGAATTAGATTTGTTGCTGATAGtggaaaagtaaaagaaatgaGTTATGACCCCTCGTGTAAAATGCAACGGCTAAAGGAATTTTGGATTAGCAAAGCCAGTGCCGAGCAAAGGAAAGGAAGAGCTGGTAGAACAGGACCTGGAGTGTGTTATAG ATTATACTCGGAAGAAGAATATATGGGgttagaaaaatattcaacTCCAGAATTACAACGCGTGCCTTTAGACTCCTTACTTTTACAAATGATAGCCATGGGACTTCCAGATGCGCGAAAATTTCCTTTTATAGAACCACCACCATCAGACAGTATAGAAAACTCtattttatcattaaaagaACAT GGTGCACTTACAGATAATGAAAAGATAACGTGTATTGGAAAAACACTTGCACGTTTACCTGTTGATATAACAATagggaaaatgttaataatggGTTCAGTTTTTCATCAGGTTGAACCAGTACTATCCTTGGCTGCCGCTTTAAGTATACAAACACCATTTACAAATAGAGCGTACAGAGATCCAGAATGTGAG ACATCTAGAAAAAAATTGGAATCTGATCATGGTGACCCAATAACATTACTAAACGCATTCAGAGAATGGTTAGAAATGAAACAACAAAATTCTCAGGAATCTAGAAGTTCTGGCAATAGCAGTAGAAAATGGTGTAAAAGAAGAGGCTTGGAAGAACAAAGATTTTATGAAATGACGAAATTAAGAGCACAGTTTAAAGAACTACTTCAG GATTGTAGCTTATTAAAAAATCTTCCGGAACCAAATTCTTCCATGAGTAGTGCAGAGCGTGCAATTAGACATGGAGAACTGAAACTTCTAAAGtctttgaaaagaacttataaGCAAAGTGAACCCAGAAAGcgaaaacaattaaaattggagACTTTTGATATACACTTAGAAGATAATGATAACGACGATAAAGAAATTGACATAAAAGATGTTGAATTTCGTATGAGAAACGATCCAAGTCAAGTTCAAAATTTATTGGTCGCAGCTAGTGCATGCAGTTATAAGGATTTAACAATGTTAAAGTTAATATTGTGCAGTGGTTTATATCCACAATTTGCATGTGCCGatgaatttaattattgtaaG TCAATGAGTGAACAATTGTTTCATACAAAAGCAAAACCGTATATTGCCTTACATCCAATGAGCTTCTTTGGAAACCATCCACAAATACTACAGTTAGAAGAAACTGATATTGTATCAATACCAGGATTCAAAAGTAAAACTCCTGTTAGTCCAAAACATACAATATTAGCATATTT ATCTCTTTTAGAAACGACAAAGCCTTATTTAGTAAATACCCTTAGAATGCCTGCTGCACAAACGTTACTTCTGTTCGCACGTGAAATTGATACGAACAGTACATTTTCAAT AATTGTATGTGATTCCTGGTTAGCATTAGAATTTCCTGTACCTGATAGCGGTCAAACGTTATTAATGAAAGCTACTAAATTACGACACAAATGGGATTTTTTACTAAATCAACGCTTACAAG AGCCAAACACAAATGATAATGAAAAACAAGATTTTAGTGAAATCGAGTACACACTTACTCAAGAATTGATTGACTATATGCACACCACAGTTCCTTATACATTAAAACGACTTTTACCAGCCGATTTGAAGACAATCTATGTGGGAAGCACCGACAACAACGTATCTATAGATCCTAATCCATTTCAGTCAGATTTTCAAGTAATTTCCAATTCAACTAAAGGGGGAGTTCATTTAACAAATACCATCACATATAATTG tttgaaAGAAACTGAATGGAGTGATAAGCTTTTTTTAGAAATGTCAGAAACAGAATGGCAATGCCATAATTGTAATATGCAAGCAATTCTTACAAGCATACAAAAGTTACAACATCAACAGTCCTGTAATAAGCAATATACAAAGGAAATTGAAAAGCCTTCTAACAATATTAAACGTAAATCCAATACACAGACTTACGAGTGTCCTGACTGCGAGCAAATACTGCATCTAACACCAATCGAAATACTTAAACACAAGAAGTCACATATTaaatga
- the LOC117602425 gene encoding putative ATP-dependent RNA helicase DHX34 isoform X1, whose protein sequence is MSSQYEYTNKFKREYQYDDRRKKNKSNSSKSLPKQSYNQEIVSTDREVIYKSDKDYDSFCFTKYKHELNKIFSGNLNTVQDTDDFWKFVNKYETVQKKLNTSDAAVNFSLNDIGVPKIYHKLHCINFKLSLNFNELFARVPPTEALTKEQLSRFQNIIILYLDFKQKEKFTKLKKLRESQANLPVYQYKKKIIETIKDERVVIIAGDTGCGKSTQVPQYLYSAGFQKIACTQPRRIACISLAKRVAFETLTENCNQVGYQIRFEKQRNQDTKITFITEGLLLRQLSGESTVLPYDVIVLDEVHERHLHGDFLLGIMKCIINQKQDLKLVLMSATINIELFGNYFAKEDVKIIQVPGRLYPIQLLYRPITIEDFRYKNDRFNPSPYVQIMQMIDQKYPVISVDEKGDLLIFLSGMSEITAVVDAAKEYSQKKNNWIVLPLHSTLAISEQDKVFDYVPEGVRKCIVSTNIAETSITIDGIRFVADSGKVKEMSYDPSCKMQRLKEFWISKASAEQRKGRAGRTGPGVCYRYINKSYYSFITCINTRIFPCRLYSEEEYMGLEKYSTPELQRVPLDSLLLQMIAMGLPDARKFPFIEPPPSDSIENSILSLKEHGALTDNEKITCIGKTLARLPVDITIGKMLIMGSVFHQVEPVLSLAAALSIQTPFTNRAYRDPECETSRKKLESDHGDPITLLNAFREWLEMKQQNSQESRSSGNSSRKWCKRRGLEEQRFYEMTKLRAQFKELLQDCSLLKNLPEPNSSMSSAERAIRHGELKLLKSLKRTYKQSEPRKRKQLKLETFDIHLEDNDNDDKEIDIKDVEFRMRNDPSQVQNLLVAASACSYKDLTMLKLILCSGLYPQFACADEFNYCKSMSEQLFHTKAKPYIALHPMSFFGNHPQILQLEETDIVSIPGFKSKTPVSPKHTILAYLSLLETTKPYLVNTLRMPAAQTLLLFAREIDTNSTFSIIVCDSWLALEFPVPDSGQTLLMKATKLRHKWDFLLNQRLQEPNTNDNEKQDFSEIEYTLTQELIDYMHTTVPYTLKRLLPADLKTIYVGSTDNNVSIDPNPFQSDFQVISNSTKGGVHLTNTITYNCLKETEWSDKLFLEMSETEWQCHNCNMQAILTSIQKLQHQQSCNKQYTKEIEKPSNNIKRKSNTQTYECPDCEQILHLTPIEILKHKKSHIK, encoded by the exons ATGAGCTCACAATACGAATATACTAATAAATTTAAACGTGAATATCAATATGACGATagacgaaagaaaaataaaagtaatagtTCCAAATCACTACCCAAACAAAGCTATAACCAAGAAATTGTATCAACTGACAGAGAAGTAATTTATAAATCTGATAAAGATTATGACAGTTTCTGTTTCACTAAATACAAACAtgaattaaacaaaatattctCAGGGAATTTGAATACAGTACAGGACACTGatgatttttggaaatttgttaataaatatgAAACTGTACAAAAGAAACTTAATACTTCTGATGCTGCAGTTAATTTTTCGTTGAATGATATTGGTGTACCAAAGATATATCACAAATTACATTGTATAAATTTCAAACTGAGTTTAAACTTTAATGAATTATTTGCACGCGTTCCTCCGACTGAAGCATTAACAAAGGAACAGTTATCAAGATTTCAGaacataataattttgtatttagattttaaacagaaagaaaagtttACTAAATTGAAGAAGCTTAGAGAATCACAAGCAAATTTGCCAGTTTATCAGTATAAGAAAAAGATTATAGAAACAATAAAAGATGAAAGAGTAGTTATTATAGCTGGTGATACTGGTTGTGGAAAGTCCACTCAAGTACCACAGTATTTATATTCGGCAGGCTTTCAAAAAATTG CTTGTACGCAACCCAGGAGAATAGCTTGTATATCATTAGCCAAACGCGTTGCCTTTGAAACACTGACAGAGAATTGTAACCAGGTTGGATATCAAATTCGTTTTGAGAAACAAAGAAATCAAGATActaaaattacttttataacaGAAGGACTTTTGTTAAGACAG CTATCTGGAGAATCTACTGTATTACCCTATGATGTAATTGTTTTGGATGAAGTACACGAACGTCATTTACATGGAGATTTTCTTCTTGGCATTATGAAGTGTATCATTAATCAAAAACAGGACTTAAAATTAGTGCTCATGTCTGCTACCATTAACATTGAACTTTTTGGTAATTACTTTGCAAAAGAGGATGTTAAAATAATACAG GTTCCTGGAAGATTATATCCCATTCAGTTATTATATAGACCTATTACCATAGAAGATTTTCGGTATAAAAATGATAGATTCAATCCAAGCCCTTACGTACAAATAATGCAAATGATTGATCAAAAATATCCAG taatttcaGTTGATGAAAAAGGCGATTTGTTAATATTTCTAAGTGGAATGAGTGAAATTACTGCAGTTGTAGATGCAGCAAAAGAGTATAGTCAGAAGAAAAATAACTGGATTGTTTTACCGCTTCATAGCACTTTAGCTATTAGCGAACAAGACAAAGTATTCGATTACGTTCCTGAAGGAGTAAGAAAGTGTATCGTATCAACGAATATAGCTGAAACTTCTATTACTATAGATGGAATTAGATTTGTTGCTGATAGtggaaaagtaaaagaaatgaGTTATGACCCCTCGTGTAAAATGCAACGGCTAAAGGAATTTTGGATTAGCAAAGCCAGTGCCGAGCAAAGGAAAGGAAGAGCTGGTAGAACAGGACCTGGAGTGTGTTATAGGTATATCAATAAATCATATTATAGTTTTATAACATGTATTAATACGAGAATATTTCCATGTAGATTATACTCGGAAGAAGAATATATGGGgttagaaaaatattcaacTCCAGAATTACAACGCGTGCCTTTAGACTCCTTACTTTTACAAATGATAGCCATGGGACTTCCAGATGCGCGAAAATTTCCTTTTATAGAACCACCACCATCAGACAGTATAGAAAACTCtattttatcattaaaagaACAT GGTGCACTTACAGATAATGAAAAGATAACGTGTATTGGAAAAACACTTGCACGTTTACCTGTTGATATAACAATagggaaaatgttaataatggGTTCAGTTTTTCATCAGGTTGAACCAGTACTATCCTTGGCTGCCGCTTTAAGTATACAAACACCATTTACAAATAGAGCGTACAGAGATCCAGAATGTGAG ACATCTAGAAAAAAATTGGAATCTGATCATGGTGACCCAATAACATTACTAAACGCATTCAGAGAATGGTTAGAAATGAAACAACAAAATTCTCAGGAATCTAGAAGTTCTGGCAATAGCAGTAGAAAATGGTGTAAAAGAAGAGGCTTGGAAGAACAAAGATTTTATGAAATGACGAAATTAAGAGCACAGTTTAAAGAACTACTTCAG GATTGTAGCTTATTAAAAAATCTTCCGGAACCAAATTCTTCCATGAGTAGTGCAGAGCGTGCAATTAGACATGGAGAACTGAAACTTCTAAAGtctttgaaaagaacttataaGCAAAGTGAACCCAGAAAGcgaaaacaattaaaattggagACTTTTGATATACACTTAGAAGATAATGATAACGACGATAAAGAAATTGACATAAAAGATGTTGAATTTCGTATGAGAAACGATCCAAGTCAAGTTCAAAATTTATTGGTCGCAGCTAGTGCATGCAGTTATAAGGATTTAACAATGTTAAAGTTAATATTGTGCAGTGGTTTATATCCACAATTTGCATGTGCCGatgaatttaattattgtaaG TCAATGAGTGAACAATTGTTTCATACAAAAGCAAAACCGTATATTGCCTTACATCCAATGAGCTTCTTTGGAAACCATCCACAAATACTACAGTTAGAAGAAACTGATATTGTATCAATACCAGGATTCAAAAGTAAAACTCCTGTTAGTCCAAAACATACAATATTAGCATATTT ATCTCTTTTAGAAACGACAAAGCCTTATTTAGTAAATACCCTTAGAATGCCTGCTGCACAAACGTTACTTCTGTTCGCACGTGAAATTGATACGAACAGTACATTTTCAAT AATTGTATGTGATTCCTGGTTAGCATTAGAATTTCCTGTACCTGATAGCGGTCAAACGTTATTAATGAAAGCTACTAAATTACGACACAAATGGGATTTTTTACTAAATCAACGCTTACAAG AGCCAAACACAAATGATAATGAAAAACAAGATTTTAGTGAAATCGAGTACACACTTACTCAAGAATTGATTGACTATATGCACACCACAGTTCCTTATACATTAAAACGACTTTTACCAGCCGATTTGAAGACAATCTATGTGGGAAGCACCGACAACAACGTATCTATAGATCCTAATCCATTTCAGTCAGATTTTCAAGTAATTTCCAATTCAACTAAAGGGGGAGTTCATTTAACAAATACCATCACATATAATTG tttgaaAGAAACTGAATGGAGTGATAAGCTTTTTTTAGAAATGTCAGAAACAGAATGGCAATGCCATAATTGTAATATGCAAGCAATTCTTACAAGCATACAAAAGTTACAACATCAACAGTCCTGTAATAAGCAATATACAAAGGAAATTGAAAAGCCTTCTAACAATATTAAACGTAAATCCAATACACAGACTTACGAGTGTCCTGACTGCGAGCAAATACTGCATCTAACACCAATCGAAATACTTAAACACAAGAAGTCACATATTaaatga
- the LOC117602425 gene encoding putative ATP-dependent RNA helicase DHX34 isoform X2: protein MSSQYEYTNKFKREYQYDDRRKKNKSNSSKSLPKQSYNQEIVSTDREVIYKSDKDYDSFCFTKYKHELNKIFSGNLNTVQDTDDFWKFVNKYETVQKKLNTSDAAVNFSLNDIGVPKIYHKLHCINFKLSLNFNELFARVPPTEALTKEQLSRFQNIIILYLDFKQKEKFTKLKKLRESQANLPVYQYKKKIIETIKDERVVIIAGDTGCGKSTQVPQYLYSAGFQKIACTQPRRIACISLAKRVAFETLTENCNQVGYQIRFEKQRNQDTKITFITEGLLLRQLSGESTVLPYDVIVLDEVHERHLHGDFLLGIMKCIINQKQDLKLVLMSATINIELFGNYFAKEDVKIIQVPGRLYPIQLLYRPITIEDFRYKNDRFNPSPYVQIMQMIDQKYPVDEKGDLLIFLSGMSEITAVVDAAKEYSQKKNNWIVLPLHSTLAISEQDKVFDYVPEGVRKCIVSTNIAETSITIDGIRFVADSGKVKEMSYDPSCKMQRLKEFWISKASAEQRKGRAGRTGPGVCYRYINKSYYSFITCINTRIFPCRLYSEEEYMGLEKYSTPELQRVPLDSLLLQMIAMGLPDARKFPFIEPPPSDSIENSILSLKEHGALTDNEKITCIGKTLARLPVDITIGKMLIMGSVFHQVEPVLSLAAALSIQTPFTNRAYRDPECETSRKKLESDHGDPITLLNAFREWLEMKQQNSQESRSSGNSSRKWCKRRGLEEQRFYEMTKLRAQFKELLQDCSLLKNLPEPNSSMSSAERAIRHGELKLLKSLKRTYKQSEPRKRKQLKLETFDIHLEDNDNDDKEIDIKDVEFRMRNDPSQVQNLLVAASACSYKDLTMLKLILCSGLYPQFACADEFNYCKSMSEQLFHTKAKPYIALHPMSFFGNHPQILQLEETDIVSIPGFKSKTPVSPKHTILAYLSLLETTKPYLVNTLRMPAAQTLLLFAREIDTNSTFSIIVCDSWLALEFPVPDSGQTLLMKATKLRHKWDFLLNQRLQEPNTNDNEKQDFSEIEYTLTQELIDYMHTTVPYTLKRLLPADLKTIYVGSTDNNVSIDPNPFQSDFQVISNSTKGGVHLTNTITYNCLKETEWSDKLFLEMSETEWQCHNCNMQAILTSIQKLQHQQSCNKQYTKEIEKPSNNIKRKSNTQTYECPDCEQILHLTPIEILKHKKSHIK, encoded by the exons ATGAGCTCACAATACGAATATACTAATAAATTTAAACGTGAATATCAATATGACGATagacgaaagaaaaataaaagtaatagtTCCAAATCACTACCCAAACAAAGCTATAACCAAGAAATTGTATCAACTGACAGAGAAGTAATTTATAAATCTGATAAAGATTATGACAGTTTCTGTTTCACTAAATACAAACAtgaattaaacaaaatattctCAGGGAATTTGAATACAGTACAGGACACTGatgatttttggaaatttgttaataaatatgAAACTGTACAAAAGAAACTTAATACTTCTGATGCTGCAGTTAATTTTTCGTTGAATGATATTGGTGTACCAAAGATATATCACAAATTACATTGTATAAATTTCAAACTGAGTTTAAACTTTAATGAATTATTTGCACGCGTTCCTCCGACTGAAGCATTAACAAAGGAACAGTTATCAAGATTTCAGaacataataattttgtatttagattttaaacagaaagaaaagtttACTAAATTGAAGAAGCTTAGAGAATCACAAGCAAATTTGCCAGTTTATCAGTATAAGAAAAAGATTATAGAAACAATAAAAGATGAAAGAGTAGTTATTATAGCTGGTGATACTGGTTGTGGAAAGTCCACTCAAGTACCACAGTATTTATATTCGGCAGGCTTTCAAAAAATTG CTTGTACGCAACCCAGGAGAATAGCTTGTATATCATTAGCCAAACGCGTTGCCTTTGAAACACTGACAGAGAATTGTAACCAGGTTGGATATCAAATTCGTTTTGAGAAACAAAGAAATCAAGATActaaaattacttttataacaGAAGGACTTTTGTTAAGACAG CTATCTGGAGAATCTACTGTATTACCCTATGATGTAATTGTTTTGGATGAAGTACACGAACGTCATTTACATGGAGATTTTCTTCTTGGCATTATGAAGTGTATCATTAATCAAAAACAGGACTTAAAATTAGTGCTCATGTCTGCTACCATTAACATTGAACTTTTTGGTAATTACTTTGCAAAAGAGGATGTTAAAATAATACAG GTTCCTGGAAGATTATATCCCATTCAGTTATTATATAGACCTATTACCATAGAAGATTTTCGGTATAAAAATGATAGATTCAATCCAAGCCCTTACGTACAAATAATGCAAATGATTGATCAAAAATATCCAG TTGATGAAAAAGGCGATTTGTTAATATTTCTAAGTGGAATGAGTGAAATTACTGCAGTTGTAGATGCAGCAAAAGAGTATAGTCAGAAGAAAAATAACTGGATTGTTTTACCGCTTCATAGCACTTTAGCTATTAGCGAACAAGACAAAGTATTCGATTACGTTCCTGAAGGAGTAAGAAAGTGTATCGTATCAACGAATATAGCTGAAACTTCTATTACTATAGATGGAATTAGATTTGTTGCTGATAGtggaaaagtaaaagaaatgaGTTATGACCCCTCGTGTAAAATGCAACGGCTAAAGGAATTTTGGATTAGCAAAGCCAGTGCCGAGCAAAGGAAAGGAAGAGCTGGTAGAACAGGACCTGGAGTGTGTTATAGGTATATCAATAAATCATATTATAGTTTTATAACATGTATTAATACGAGAATATTTCCATGTAGATTATACTCGGAAGAAGAATATATGGGgttagaaaaatattcaacTCCAGAATTACAACGCGTGCCTTTAGACTCCTTACTTTTACAAATGATAGCCATGGGACTTCCAGATGCGCGAAAATTTCCTTTTATAGAACCACCACCATCAGACAGTATAGAAAACTCtattttatcattaaaagaACAT GGTGCACTTACAGATAATGAAAAGATAACGTGTATTGGAAAAACACTTGCACGTTTACCTGTTGATATAACAATagggaaaatgttaataatggGTTCAGTTTTTCATCAGGTTGAACCAGTACTATCCTTGGCTGCCGCTTTAAGTATACAAACACCATTTACAAATAGAGCGTACAGAGATCCAGAATGTGAG ACATCTAGAAAAAAATTGGAATCTGATCATGGTGACCCAATAACATTACTAAACGCATTCAGAGAATGGTTAGAAATGAAACAACAAAATTCTCAGGAATCTAGAAGTTCTGGCAATAGCAGTAGAAAATGGTGTAAAAGAAGAGGCTTGGAAGAACAAAGATTTTATGAAATGACGAAATTAAGAGCACAGTTTAAAGAACTACTTCAG GATTGTAGCTTATTAAAAAATCTTCCGGAACCAAATTCTTCCATGAGTAGTGCAGAGCGTGCAATTAGACATGGAGAACTGAAACTTCTAAAGtctttgaaaagaacttataaGCAAAGTGAACCCAGAAAGcgaaaacaattaaaattggagACTTTTGATATACACTTAGAAGATAATGATAACGACGATAAAGAAATTGACATAAAAGATGTTGAATTTCGTATGAGAAACGATCCAAGTCAAGTTCAAAATTTATTGGTCGCAGCTAGTGCATGCAGTTATAAGGATTTAACAATGTTAAAGTTAATATTGTGCAGTGGTTTATATCCACAATTTGCATGTGCCGatgaatttaattattgtaaG TCAATGAGTGAACAATTGTTTCATACAAAAGCAAAACCGTATATTGCCTTACATCCAATGAGCTTCTTTGGAAACCATCCACAAATACTACAGTTAGAAGAAACTGATATTGTATCAATACCAGGATTCAAAAGTAAAACTCCTGTTAGTCCAAAACATACAATATTAGCATATTT ATCTCTTTTAGAAACGACAAAGCCTTATTTAGTAAATACCCTTAGAATGCCTGCTGCACAAACGTTACTTCTGTTCGCACGTGAAATTGATACGAACAGTACATTTTCAAT AATTGTATGTGATTCCTGGTTAGCATTAGAATTTCCTGTACCTGATAGCGGTCAAACGTTATTAATGAAAGCTACTAAATTACGACACAAATGGGATTTTTTACTAAATCAACGCTTACAAG AGCCAAACACAAATGATAATGAAAAACAAGATTTTAGTGAAATCGAGTACACACTTACTCAAGAATTGATTGACTATATGCACACCACAGTTCCTTATACATTAAAACGACTTTTACCAGCCGATTTGAAGACAATCTATGTGGGAAGCACCGACAACAACGTATCTATAGATCCTAATCCATTTCAGTCAGATTTTCAAGTAATTTCCAATTCAACTAAAGGGGGAGTTCATTTAACAAATACCATCACATATAATTG tttgaaAGAAACTGAATGGAGTGATAAGCTTTTTTTAGAAATGTCAGAAACAGAATGGCAATGCCATAATTGTAATATGCAAGCAATTCTTACAAGCATACAAAAGTTACAACATCAACAGTCCTGTAATAAGCAATATACAAAGGAAATTGAAAAGCCTTCTAACAATATTAAACGTAAATCCAATACACAGACTTACGAGTGTCCTGACTGCGAGCAAATACTGCATCTAACACCAATCGAAATACTTAAACACAAGAAGTCACATATTaaatga